One window of the Synechococcus sp. CC9311 genome contains the following:
- a CDS encoding FKBP-type peptidyl-prolyl cis-trans isomerase has translation MREILISTAVFASCLMVAFISQLVSPSTVIAATPSTMASNTEMKAQSAVVQAVANPMELDPDNPNPSLFAMAPDTKLADASALGGPIEAEKPQVTASGLKITDLVVGTGDEASSGQNVVVNYRGTLEDGKQFDSSYDRGTPFEFPLGAGRVIKGWDEGVQGMKVGGKRKLVIPPDLGYGQRGAGRVIPPNATLIFEVELLDIKK, from the coding sequence GTGCGCGAGATTTTGATCAGCACCGCTGTCTTTGCGTCCTGTCTGATGGTGGCGTTCATCAGCCAACTGGTATCGCCTTCCACGGTGATCGCAGCAACACCATCCACCATGGCCAGCAACACTGAGATGAAGGCCCAATCGGCTGTCGTTCAGGCCGTGGCCAATCCCATGGAACTCGACCCCGACAACCCCAACCCCTCCTTGTTTGCGATGGCTCCCGATACCAAGCTGGCTGATGCATCAGCGCTCGGCGGACCGATTGAAGCAGAGAAGCCTCAAGTCACCGCGAGTGGACTGAAAATCACCGACCTGGTTGTCGGCACTGGTGATGAAGCGAGCTCGGGACAGAACGTGGTCGTGAACTACCGCGGCACCCTCGAAGACGGCAAGCAATTTGATTCCAGCTACGACCGCGGCACTCCGTTTGAATTTCCGCTTGGAGCCGGTCGGGTGATCAAAGGTTGGGATGAAGGCGTACAAGGGATGAAAGTGGGCGGAAAGCGCAAGTTGGTGATTCCCCCTGACCTGGGCTACGGCCAGCGTGGTGCAGGCCGAGTGATCCCTCCGAACGCAACCCTGATTTTTGAAGTCGAACTACTAGACATCAAAAAGTGA
- the lpdA gene encoding dihydrolipoyl dehydrogenase translates to MSDANFDFDVIVIGAGYGGFDAAKHAADHGLKVAVLESRDMGGTCVNRGCVPSKALLAASGRVRELADAEHLAGFGIHAAPVRFERKKIADHANQLVATIRANLTKTLERAGVTILRGQGRLEGPQRVGVREVSGVERVLTARDVILATGSDPFVPPGIETDGRSVFTSDEAVNLEWLPRWIAIIGSGYIGLEFADVYTALGCEVTMIEALDRVMPTFDPDIAKIAARKLIDGRDIDARSGVLAKSIQPGSPVQIELVDMQTREPVETLEVDAVLVATGRVPSSKHLNLESVGVETNRGFIPVDDSMRVLVNGAPQANLWAVGDVTGKLMLAHTAAAQGSVAVDNILGHPRQIDYRSIPAATFTHPEISSVGLSEADAKQLAGEEGFELGTVRSYFKANSKALAELESDGLMKLLFNKTSGEVLGAHIYGLHAADLIQEIANAVSRRQSVTQLANEVHTHPTLSEVVEVAYKQAASAVGA, encoded by the coding sequence GTGAGCGACGCCAATTTCGACTTCGATGTGATCGTCATTGGCGCCGGATATGGCGGCTTTGACGCAGCCAAACATGCAGCCGATCATGGCCTCAAGGTGGCGGTCCTTGAATCCCGTGACATGGGAGGCACCTGCGTTAACCGTGGCTGTGTCCCCTCAAAAGCTCTGTTGGCTGCCAGTGGTCGCGTGCGTGAGCTGGCTGATGCTGAGCATCTTGCAGGGTTTGGTATTCATGCGGCTCCAGTGCGTTTTGAGCGCAAGAAGATTGCTGATCATGCCAATCAACTGGTGGCCACGATTCGAGCCAATCTCACCAAAACGTTGGAGCGGGCAGGGGTCACCATCCTTCGCGGTCAAGGTCGGCTTGAGGGGCCTCAACGGGTTGGGGTGCGTGAGGTCAGCGGAGTGGAAAGGGTCTTAACGGCACGGGATGTGATCTTGGCCACCGGCTCTGATCCCTTTGTCCCCCCGGGCATCGAAACGGATGGGCGCAGTGTGTTCACCAGTGATGAGGCGGTCAATCTGGAATGGCTGCCTCGTTGGATTGCGATTATTGGCAGTGGCTATATCGGACTGGAATTTGCGGATGTCTACACGGCTTTGGGCTGTGAAGTCACGATGATTGAGGCCTTGGATCGGGTGATGCCAACCTTTGATCCTGATATCGCCAAGATCGCAGCCCGCAAATTGATCGATGGTCGCGATATTGATGCGCGCTCTGGGGTTTTGGCCAAATCGATTCAACCAGGATCACCGGTGCAGATTGAGCTGGTTGATATGCAAACCAGAGAGCCAGTGGAGACTTTGGAAGTGGATGCGGTGCTCGTGGCGACAGGCCGTGTGCCAAGCAGCAAGCATCTCAATCTCGAGTCTGTGGGAGTGGAGACCAATCGCGGATTCATTCCAGTGGACGACAGCATGCGCGTGTTGGTGAATGGTGCTCCACAGGCCAATCTCTGGGCTGTTGGCGACGTCACCGGCAAGTTGATGCTCGCTCACACGGCCGCGGCTCAGGGTTCGGTGGCTGTTGACAACATTCTTGGTCACCCCAGGCAAATCGATTACCGCAGTATTCCTGCCGCCACCTTTACGCATCCTGAGATCAGTTCTGTGGGCTTATCAGAAGCCGATGCCAAGCAGCTCGCAGGAGAGGAGGGTTTTGAGTTGGGAACGGTACGGAGCTATTTCAAAGCCAATTCCAAAGCGCTTGCTGAACTGGAAAGTGATGGCCTGATGAAGTTGTTGTTTAACAAAACCAGTGGGGAGGTTCTGGGGGCGCATATCTACGGGTTGCATGCCGCTGATCTGATTCAGGAGATTGCAAATGCGGTGTCCCGTCGTCAAAGCGTGACCCAACTTGCCAATGAGGTGCACACGCATCCAACCCTGAGTGAAGTGGTGGAAGTGGCGTACAAGCAGGCGGCTTCAGCAGTGGGGGCCTGA
- the sodN gene encoding superoxide dismutase, Ni produces MLRTALSAIVRSLPASTVEAHCDGPCGVYDPASARVHAEAVLAMTKKLKALEAPASAGDHHAALNTFARFVAVKEDEAQKTKKELLILWTDYFKPEHLATFPDLHDTFWKAAKLCSACKVHIDQGKAEELLAAVEKIHGMFWQSKGRTDAWVTAS; encoded by the coding sequence ATGCTTCGCACGGCTCTATCAGCGATCGTTCGCTCCTTGCCCGCTTCCACCGTTGAAGCCCACTGCGACGGACCCTGCGGTGTTTATGACCCTGCTTCAGCTCGTGTTCACGCTGAAGCAGTGCTCGCGATGACCAAAAAGCTCAAGGCTTTGGAAGCGCCTGCTTCTGCCGGAGACCACCACGCTGCTCTCAACACCTTTGCTCGCTTCGTTGCGGTCAAGGAAGATGAAGCCCAAAAGACCAAGAAAGAACTCTTGATCCTTTGGACCGACTACTTCAAGCCCGAGCACCTGGCGACGTTCCCCGATCTTCACGACACATTCTGGAAAGCGGCGAAACTTTGCAGCGCCTGCAAGGTTCACATCGACCAAGGCAAAGCTGAAGAGCTTCTCGCCGCTGTGGAGAAAATCCACGGCATGTTCTGGCAGTCCAAAGGCCGCACTGACGCCTGGGTCACAGCTTCCTGA
- a CDS encoding hydantoin utilization protein A — MLISVLTGFAAGAVHVVGGADHLVAMAPFSLRRPLQAMKSGMAWGGGHSLGVVLLGVVAIFFKDLIHAESMSAWAEFLVGVSLLVIGALAIRTAFGLELHTHDHHHDGSALHRHLHLHLRGQNNHRRHAHAASGLGLLHGLAGAGHLLAVIPALALPVHGAVLYLVAYLCGSMGAMLAVVSTLSLLTMRSSARFLPVLVGCTGGLSIVTGAIWLQKTSSFLF, encoded by the coding sequence TTGCTGATCAGTGTTCTGACGGGCTTCGCGGCGGGTGCTGTGCACGTTGTTGGTGGTGCTGATCATCTTGTCGCGATGGCCCCCTTTTCTCTCAGGCGTCCATTGCAAGCCATGAAGTCAGGAATGGCTTGGGGCGGCGGCCATTCCCTAGGGGTGGTGTTGCTTGGCGTTGTTGCGATTTTTTTTAAAGACTTGATCCATGCTGAAAGCATGTCGGCATGGGCTGAATTTTTGGTGGGGGTGTCTTTGCTTGTGATTGGCGCTCTCGCCATTCGAACCGCATTTGGTTTGGAGTTGCATACCCATGACCATCACCACGATGGTTCGGCCTTGCATCGCCATCTCCATCTGCATCTTCGTGGTCAGAACAACCATCGCCGCCATGCGCATGCGGCATCTGGTCTTGGATTGCTCCATGGATTGGCGGGTGCCGGGCATTTGTTGGCCGTGATCCCAGCTCTCGCGTTGCCGGTCCATGGTGCCGTTCTTTATCTCGTTGCTTATTTGTGCGGATCGATGGGCGCCATGCTCGCTGTGGTGAGCACTCTCTCTTTGCTCACGATGCGAAGTAGCGCTCGTTTTCTTCCTGTTTTGGTGGGTTGCACTGGGGGGCTTTCAATCGTGACGGGAGCGATTTGGCTCCAGAAAACATCATCATTTTTGTTCTGA
- the murA gene encoding UDP-N-acetylglucosamine 1-carboxyvinyltransferase — MTAAALASQDILKPHLVIDGGEKLSGELRVSGAKNSALVLMTASLLTEAPLTLRNVPPLTDIGGMTEILSSLGVKVQRSGEVVHLHADQMTGAEPPYELVNGLRASFFAIGPLLARMGHARVPLPGGCRIGARPVVEHIRGLKALGAVVNVDHGIIAASIPGREQRLKGAEIVLDCPSVGATETILMAAALAQGTSVISNAAQEPEVQDLANLLIAMGAKITGAGGPTITVEGVDQLHGCDYTVIPDRIEAGTFLLAAAITRSKLRVAPVIPDHLSAVLQKLRDCGCKLEIDNEGITITPGEIKGIDITTQPFPGFPTDLQAPFMALLATAQGTSVITEKIYENRMQHVAELQRMGASIRVQSNTAVVEGVSALSGAPVNGTDLRASAAMVLAALVANGKSQVSGLEHLDRGYADIEAKLGRTGAKLTRRTS, encoded by the coding sequence ATGACGGCAGCGGCTCTTGCGTCTCAAGACATTCTCAAGCCGCACCTCGTGATTGATGGTGGAGAAAAATTGAGCGGAGAGCTTCGCGTCAGCGGCGCGAAAAATTCAGCCCTCGTGCTGATGACTGCTTCTCTACTAACCGAAGCCCCCCTGACGCTTCGCAATGTCCCCCCATTAACGGACATCGGCGGGATGACAGAAATCCTGTCTTCCCTGGGCGTCAAGGTTCAACGCAGCGGCGAGGTGGTTCACCTACATGCCGATCAGATGACGGGAGCTGAGCCTCCCTACGAATTGGTGAATGGCCTGCGAGCCAGCTTTTTTGCCATTGGCCCGCTTCTCGCCCGAATGGGACACGCGCGGGTGCCCCTTCCAGGGGGATGCCGCATTGGTGCCCGTCCGGTGGTGGAACACATCCGTGGATTGAAGGCCCTAGGAGCCGTTGTGAACGTGGATCACGGGATCATTGCCGCCTCAATTCCAGGCAGGGAGCAACGTCTCAAAGGTGCAGAGATCGTCTTGGATTGCCCGAGTGTGGGCGCCACGGAAACCATTTTGATGGCTGCAGCCTTGGCTCAAGGCACCAGCGTGATTTCGAATGCTGCACAGGAGCCAGAGGTACAGGATCTCGCCAACTTGTTGATTGCGATGGGCGCCAAAATCACCGGGGCTGGTGGACCCACCATCACCGTGGAAGGTGTGGATCAACTCCATGGTTGCGATTACACGGTGATTCCCGACCGCATTGAGGCTGGCACCTTTCTGCTTGCTGCGGCCATCACCCGCTCCAAGCTCAGAGTGGCACCTGTGATTCCTGATCATCTCAGTGCAGTTCTGCAGAAGTTGCGAGACTGCGGCTGCAAACTTGAGATCGACAACGAAGGGATCACGATTACTCCAGGTGAGATCAAGGGCATCGACATCACTACCCAACCGTTCCCTGGTTTTCCCACCGATCTTCAAGCACCGTTCATGGCCTTACTGGCCACGGCACAGGGAACCAGTGTGATCACCGAAAAGATCTATGAAAACCGAATGCAGCACGTCGCAGAGCTGCAGCGCATGGGTGCCTCCATCAGGGTTCAAAGCAACACTGCGGTCGTAGAAGGAGTGTCCGCACTCAGCGGAGCTCCAGTGAATGGAACCGATCTCAGGGCCTCAGCAGCCATGGTGTTGGCGGCACTGGTCGCGAATGGAAAGTCGCAAGTGAGCGGCCTCGAACACCTCGACCGTGGCTACGCCGATATCGAAGCGAAGCTGGGTCGTACTGGAGCCAAATTAACCAGGCGTACATCCTGA
- the trpC gene encoding indole-3-glycerol phosphate synthase TrpC, with the protein MEIRRRPPNPKVQVAHLEYAVPDQDSEPRNILEKIVWEKDREIAVARERMPLEQLRRKVADLPPARDFLGALSAAAVRPAVIAEVKKASPSKGVIREDFDPVAIAKAYASGGASCLSVLTDKAFFQGGFNVLIEVREAVDLPLLCKDFILSPYQLYQARAAGADAALLIAAILTDQDLAYFAKVAAALGLTVLVEVHDAEELQRVLALGGFPLIGINNRDLTSFETDLATTETLTAQFAEQLLEQQILLVSESGLFHRADLDRVQAAGAQAVLVGEALMRQADVEAALQSLIHG; encoded by the coding sequence ATGGAGATCCGCCGTCGTCCACCCAATCCCAAGGTGCAAGTTGCGCATTTGGAGTACGCGGTCCCTGATCAGGACAGCGAACCTCGCAATATTTTGGAAAAAATCGTCTGGGAAAAAGATCGAGAGATCGCGGTTGCTCGTGAGCGCATGCCATTGGAGCAGTTGCGCCGCAAGGTGGCCGATTTGCCCCCAGCCCGTGATTTTCTGGGCGCGTTAAGCGCTGCAGCGGTGAGGCCTGCCGTGATTGCTGAGGTGAAAAAAGCGAGTCCCAGCAAAGGTGTGATTCGAGAGGATTTCGATCCAGTCGCGATTGCCAAGGCTTATGCGTCCGGTGGGGCAAGCTGCCTTTCGGTGCTCACAGATAAAGCCTTTTTCCAGGGTGGTTTCAATGTGTTGATTGAGGTGCGCGAAGCCGTGGATCTCCCATTGCTTTGTAAGGACTTCATCCTCAGTCCCTATCAGCTCTATCAGGCGCGAGCAGCTGGAGCCGATGCTGCGCTTTTGATTGCGGCGATCCTCACCGATCAAGACCTTGCCTATTTCGCCAAGGTGGCCGCAGCACTTGGCCTTACGGTTTTGGTGGAGGTGCATGACGCTGAAGAGCTGCAGCGGGTGTTGGCCCTGGGTGGTTTCCCTTTGATCGGAATCAACAATCGGGATCTCACCAGTTTTGAAACGGATTTGGCAACGACTGAAACGCTCACGGCCCAATTCGCAGAGCAGCTGTTGGAGCAGCAGATTCTTTTGGTGAGCGAATCGGGACTGTTCCATCGCGCTGATCTTGATCGTGTTCAAGCCGCTGGAGCACAGGCTGTTTTGGTGGGTGAAGCTCTGATGCGGCAAGCGGATGTGGAGGCAGCACTCCAATCATTGATCCATGGTTGA
- a CDS encoding phasin family protein, whose protein sequence is MDTANPLQQLLLRGLGTTTLVADRLRYVTQEWVSSGRLDSTHASALVEDVLKALRGETPELEQQMGRNLERNRDNILQDLGLASQREVDELRGRIDRLEQQLRQKEREE, encoded by the coding sequence ATGGATACCGCTAATCCCCTGCAGCAGCTACTTCTTCGTGGACTCGGCACCACCACCCTTGTTGCCGATCGGCTTCGTTATGTCACCCAGGAATGGGTGAGCAGCGGCCGCCTTGATTCAACCCATGCTTCCGCCCTAGTTGAAGATGTGCTGAAAGCATTGCGCGGCGAAACTCCAGAACTCGAGCAGCAGATGGGCCGCAACCTCGAACGCAACCGCGACAACATCCTTCAAGACCTCGGTCTGGCAAGTCAGCGAGAAGTGGATGAGCTTCGGGGGAGAATCGATCGCCTTGAGCAGCAGTTACGCCAAAAGGAGCGAGAGGAATGA
- a CDS encoding RNA methyltransferase, with product MSLKDQSDELITSRRNPLVRRLRSLSARSGRDEHGVVLLEGTHQLQELQCCSWTDSVSLDVVATPAWLQTHADLIRALPGSVRVQRISAEALQAGLTTVQPDGVACLLPLACLPSVVEAPDFVLALDRIQDPGNLGTLLRTARAADIQQVWCASGADPLAPKVVRSSAGAILSLPVERFGPDPMEGVVQLAERLNQAREAGLQIVATLVPDAAANLSVQPYWELDWTLPTVLLLGNEGAGLDPLLQACCSAGVTLPHSSAVESLNVAAAAVPLLLERRRARMTSSMQTTG from the coding sequence GTGTCATTGAAAGATCAGTCAGATGAGCTGATCACAAGTCGTCGCAACCCACTCGTGCGAAGACTTCGTTCGTTGTCAGCCCGTTCAGGGAGAGACGAGCATGGCGTGGTTCTGTTGGAAGGAACTCACCAACTTCAAGAACTTCAGTGCTGTTCTTGGACAGATTCTGTTTCACTTGATGTTGTTGCAACTCCCGCTTGGTTGCAGACGCACGCTGACTTGATTCGTGCGTTGCCGGGGTCTGTGCGGGTGCAGAGGATCAGTGCCGAAGCATTGCAAGCCGGCTTAACCACGGTTCAGCCCGATGGTGTTGCTTGTTTACTGCCCTTGGCTTGCTTGCCTTCAGTGGTTGAGGCCCCCGACTTTGTTCTGGCGCTTGATCGCATTCAGGATCCAGGCAACCTCGGAACGCTGCTGCGCACCGCGCGTGCCGCAGACATCCAGCAGGTTTGGTGCGCGTCCGGTGCTGATCCGTTGGCGCCGAAGGTGGTGCGCTCGTCGGCTGGTGCGATCCTGAGCTTGCCAGTTGAGCGCTTTGGCCCGGATCCAATGGAAGGGGTCGTTCAACTCGCGGAACGATTGAACCAAGCGCGTGAGGCCGGGCTTCAAATTGTGGCCACTTTGGTGCCAGATGCGGCAGCAAATTTAAGCGTTCAGCCCTATTGGGAATTGGACTGGACCTTGCCCACGGTTCTTCTGCTCGGAAACGAAGGAGCAGGACTGGACCCCTTGTTGCAGGCCTGCTGCTCCGCTGGCGTGACCCTGCCCCATAGCTCCGCTGTGGAATCGCTCAATGTGGCTGCTGCTGCGGTCCCTCTGCTTTTGGAGAGGCGACGGGCGAGAATGACGTCTTCAATGCAGACGACCGGGTGA
- a CDS encoding apolipoprotein N-acyltransferase, whose translation MGNDRSLVLLQGLVGGLLAGVALTVSGPWWMVPALALLWAASSSSLASALWGGVAVLLSHRWLLALHPLMWIGVPAGLSLPVAAGIWLACALLAALLLACWSGLVNRLPLRGSLPHAVLAAAVWGLVEVALSQSPVFWIGVGGSLLPADPPLAALSRWIGEGGLAALQLLLGWWLWRLLTLSRRESGWSGLLAGGLLSLVVLHGVGAKLLEKPVTMAAQSDRAGYSVGLWQPAIPTREKFSAQRQRDLPLRLQAALQEAEAADADWLMAPEGTLSFHDSLIAPAPIPLMSGGFRWSRGRQHSAMVLVEAGGTTPVASIDKHRLVPLGEWVPALPGLSGLSAIGGLEAGEPSRLWRWGGPPASVAICYEISNGAALARAVAEGAEWILAAANLDPYPRLLQMQYLALAQLRSLETARPLLSTANTGPTAMIRADGQIADRLASFDPGLLVVPFQPRTGLTGYVRWGELPLLLLIGASSLVLIRPASRLGPRPARPRRRTTQPPDQA comes from the coding sequence ATGGGCAATGACCGATCCCTGGTTCTGCTGCAGGGGCTGGTGGGAGGACTGCTTGCAGGCGTTGCCCTGACAGTGTCGGGGCCTTGGTGGATGGTGCCGGCCCTGGCGCTGCTCTGGGCTGCGTCCTCCAGTTCTCTCGCCTCTGCGCTCTGGGGTGGCGTGGCCGTTCTGTTGAGCCATCGCTGGTTGCTGGCCTTGCATCCCCTGATGTGGATCGGTGTTCCCGCTGGGCTCAGCCTTCCCGTGGCTGCTGGGATCTGGTTGGCCTGTGCACTGTTGGCTGCCCTACTGCTGGCCTGTTGGAGTGGTCTTGTGAACCGCCTTCCCTTGCGGGGGAGCTTGCCCCATGCCGTGCTGGCCGCGGCTGTATGGGGATTGGTGGAAGTGGCGCTATCCCAAAGCCCTGTGTTTTGGATCGGTGTTGGTGGCAGCTTGCTTCCGGCCGACCCCCCTTTGGCTGCGCTGAGTCGCTGGATCGGTGAGGGCGGACTTGCCGCTCTGCAACTGCTGCTCGGCTGGTGGCTTTGGCGCTTGCTGACGCTGTCCCGGCGTGAGTCGGGTTGGTCCGGACTGCTGGCCGGCGGCCTGTTGAGCCTTGTTGTTCTTCATGGGGTAGGGGCCAAGCTGCTCGAGAAGCCAGTCACGATGGCTGCCCAATCCGATCGAGCGGGATACAGCGTTGGCCTCTGGCAACCAGCGATACCCACCCGCGAAAAATTTTCTGCGCAGCGCCAACGGGACCTGCCCTTACGGCTTCAAGCTGCGCTTCAAGAGGCTGAAGCTGCTGATGCGGACTGGCTGATGGCACCTGAAGGCACGTTGTCGTTCCATGATTCCCTCATCGCTCCGGCTCCGATTCCATTGATGAGTGGAGGGTTTCGCTGGTCGAGGGGACGTCAGCACAGCGCCATGGTTTTGGTGGAGGCTGGTGGCACCACTCCGGTGGCCTCGATTGATAAGCATCGATTGGTTCCGTTAGGGGAATGGGTTCCGGCCTTGCCAGGTCTCAGTGGCCTCTCTGCCATTGGAGGCCTGGAGGCGGGAGAGCCATCCCGGCTTTGGCGCTGGGGTGGTCCACCTGCTTCTGTGGCCATCTGTTACGAGATCAGTAATGGAGCGGCGTTGGCTCGCGCCGTGGCTGAGGGGGCGGAGTGGATCCTTGCTGCGGCCAACCTTGACCCCTATCCCCGCCTCCTTCAGATGCAGTATTTGGCTTTGGCCCAGCTGCGCAGTTTGGAAACGGCCAGACCGCTTTTATCAACGGCGAATACGGGTCCAACGGCCATGATCCGAGCCGATGGCCAGATCGCAGATCGCTTGGCGTCGTTCGATCCAGGCCTTTTGGTGGTGCCGTTTCAACCCCGCACTGGTTTGACTGGGTATGTGCGCTGGGGAGAGTTGCCCCTGCTGTTGCTGATCGGAGCCTCGTCGCTGGTGTTGATCAGACCGGCGAGTCGATTAGGCCCCCGCCCAGCACGACCTCGCCGTCGTACAACACAGCCCCCTGACCAGGCGTGA
- the mnmA gene encoding tRNA 2-thiouridine(34) synthase MnmA, which yields MTTSTATQAGAEALERLRQWPGEHRVAVGLSGGVDSSLTAALMVEAGWEVEGLTLWLMSGKGACCAEGLVDAAGICQQLGVPHHVVDSRDTFVREIVQGLVDGYRAGITPLPCSKCNRSVKFGPMLAWAEQERNLPRIATGHYARIRLDREDGRWKLLRGLDRRKDQSYFLYDLPQEVLARVVFPLGELTKADTRLEAGRHGLRTADKPESQDLCLADHHGSMRAFLDAYIPPRDGEIVLQDGTVVGQHDGIEHFTIGQRKGLGIAWSEPLHVVKLDAAMNQVVVATRAEAGRTGCEVGAMNWVSIAPPPLDSPMEVEVQVRYRSEPVRAHLICIEATANDRAKERPHRCKLTFQEPQFSITPGQGAVLYDGEVVLGGGLIDSPV from the coding sequence ATGACCACCTCTACAGCAACTCAAGCAGGTGCCGAGGCCCTGGAGCGATTGCGCCAATGGCCTGGCGAGCATCGTGTGGCAGTAGGGCTTTCAGGCGGGGTCGACAGCTCGCTGACCGCAGCATTGATGGTGGAAGCCGGCTGGGAGGTGGAGGGCCTCACTCTCTGGCTGATGAGCGGAAAGGGAGCGTGCTGCGCCGAGGGCCTGGTGGATGCTGCCGGAATCTGTCAACAGCTCGGGGTTCCCCACCACGTGGTGGATTCAAGAGACACCTTCGTTCGCGAGATCGTTCAAGGCTTAGTTGATGGCTACAGAGCTGGCATCACACCCCTGCCATGTTCCAAGTGCAACCGTTCGGTGAAATTCGGGCCGATGCTCGCCTGGGCCGAACAAGAACGCAATCTCCCCAGGATTGCTACAGGCCATTACGCCCGCATCCGTCTTGACCGGGAAGACGGTCGCTGGAAGCTGTTGCGAGGTTTGGATCGCCGCAAAGACCAGAGTTACTTCCTCTATGACCTCCCCCAGGAAGTTTTGGCGCGCGTGGTGTTCCCACTCGGCGAACTCACCAAGGCCGACACCCGTCTTGAGGCCGGGCGCCACGGATTACGGACTGCCGACAAGCCAGAAAGCCAGGACCTCTGCCTCGCCGATCACCACGGCTCGATGCGCGCTTTCCTCGATGCCTACATTCCCCCACGGGACGGTGAAATCGTGCTGCAAGACGGAACGGTGGTCGGGCAGCACGACGGAATCGAACACTTCACCATCGGTCAACGTAAAGGCTTGGGAATTGCCTGGAGTGAACCACTCCATGTGGTGAAACTCGATGCCGCCATGAATCAGGTGGTGGTCGCCACGAGGGCAGAAGCTGGTCGGACTGGCTGCGAGGTTGGCGCTATGAACTGGGTCTCAATCGCGCCGCCCCCACTCGATTCACCCATGGAGGTGGAGGTGCAAGTGCGCTACCGCAGCGAACCCGTTCGAGCCCATCTCATCTGCATCGAAGCCACTGCTAACGATCGGGCCAAAGAGCGCCCTCATCGCTGCAAACTCACCTTCCAAGAGCCTCAGTTCTCGATCACGCCTGGTCAGGGGGCTGTGTTGTACGACGGCGAGGTCGTGCTGGGCGGGGGCCTAATCGACTCGCCGGTCTGA
- the sodX gene encoding nickel-type superoxide dismutase maturation protease: MQVEGYSMWPTLKPKDPVIVRPLNQHSEVPPIGAIIVCIHPHQPSCRVIKRLSAVTDNQLTILGDYPDASTDSRQWGIISRKCLIGEVVALAATPSEQK, translated from the coding sequence ATGCAAGTGGAGGGGTATTCGATGTGGCCAACCTTGAAACCTAAAGACCCCGTCATCGTGCGACCTCTGAATCAACATTCAGAGGTCCCCCCCATCGGAGCCATCATCGTTTGCATCCACCCCCATCAGCCGTCATGCCGTGTGATCAAACGGCTGAGCGCTGTAACGGACAATCAGCTCACCATCCTTGGTGACTACCCCGATGCCAGCACAGACAGCCGGCAATGGGGGATCATCTCTCGAAAGTGCTTAATCGGAGAAGTTGTGGCACTCGCCGCAACGCCGTCAGAACAAAAATGA